In the genome of Plasmodium falciparum 3D7 genome assembly, chromosome: 2, one region contains:
- a CDS encoding vacuolar protein sorting-associated protein 45 codes for MENNPYVFKSLVNIYEEYLNLIIHRVKGYKVLVLDDETKSIISLIFSHSYILEKEIFLTLNFNDKNIFEDIYNNNNDKKENFDFMNYKIKNLKHLKVIFLLRPTYTNILRLMSELKKPLFSEYYIFFTNTINDIYIEKLAKADEFDVIKNIIEYYIDTYVLHDYLFHLNIDYTSFLYKNDHKFIDKEKKKKELNYFKQYNNNNNINSNNNYSSDGRYEKLTIEEFNKLEGNNNMIYDNNNNNNNNNNINSGNINYSHFNLSIEHINNDNRNNSNITLYMNQIVQRIIDGLFSFLCCIRQVPDVIYNRHSKICKHIIDMLKEKMLRHQSVFNNILDIYEKYNDEMERKKKKKILETNNEPNYQFNHLINQNIHEITEGDACYFLILDRNEDPITPLLTQWTYQSMLHELIGIENNKINLNCNNKEEEQQQIVMSCNYDDFYNEHLFDNFGDLGQAVKNYVDIYQEETSKKTNLESIDDIQKFIDIYPNYKKLSGNVTKHVNILHKFSDIVQKRQLFYISELEQSIACYHTKNDHFKQVIDTIKNYTYTNYDVLRLSLLYSLKYADEQHINVIKNELAKRNIQKDQILLIDALLLYSSQQTKYNQLFKEQTFLNLAKTTITRTIKGTSNVFTLHKSYLYYLLEDIIKYKINTQLYTTTNLLHTEPTLNKKINSIVVFFIGGATYEEYRDVQHLSKKYNISIVLGSTHMHNSQSFLADVLQLIKK; via the coding sequence ATGGAGAATAATCCTTACGTGTTTAAAAGCTTAGTTAACATTTATGaggaatatttaaatttaattattcatCGTGTGAAGGGATATAAAGTATTAGTGCTTGATGATGAAACGAAGAGTATTATATCGTTGATTTTTTCACATTCGTATATATTGGAGAAGGAGATATTTTTAACATTAAATTTTAATGATAAGAACATATttgaagatatatataataataataatgataagaaagaaaattttGATTTTATGAATTATAAGATAAAGAATTTAAAACATTTGAAAGTTATCTTTTTACTAAGACCTACCTATACGAATATATTAAGATTAATGAGTGAACTTAAGAAACCGTTATTTtcagaatattatatattttttacaaatacaataaatgatatatatatagagaaGTTAGCTAAGGCGGATGAGTttgatgtaataaaaaatataatagaatattatattgatacatatgtattgcatgattatttatttcatctaAATATAGACTACActtcctttttatataagaatgatcataaatttatagacaaagaaaagaaaaaaaaagagttaaattattttaagcaatataataataataataatattaatagtaataataattattctaGTGATGGTCGCTATGAAAAGCTAACCATTGAAGAGTTTAACAAATTAgaaggaaataataatatgatatatgataataataataataataataataataataatattaatagtggtaatattaattatagtcattttaatttatctatTGAACATATTAATAACGATAATAGGAACAATTCAAATATAACGCTTTATATGAATCAAATAGTTCAACGAATTATCGATGGATTGTTTTCTTTCCTTTGTTGTATAAGACAAGTTCCTGATGTTATTTATAACAGGCATTCtaaaatatgtaaacatattatagatatgttaaaagaaaaaatgttaaGACATCAATctgtatttaataatatattagatatatatgaaaaatataatgatgaaatggagaggaaaaaaaagaagaagatattAGAAACAAATAATGAACCTAATTACCAATTtaatcatttaataaatcaaaatatacatGAGATAACAGAAGGTGATGcttgttattttttaattttagaTAGAAATGAAGATCCTATAACACCTTTACTTACACAATGGACATATCAATCTATGTTACATGAACTTATAggaatagaaaataataaaataaatttaaattgtaataataaagaagaagaacAACAACAAATTGTTATGTCTTGTAATTATGatgatttttataatgaaCATTTATTTGATAACTTTGGAGATTTAGGTCAGGCTGTTAAAAATTATGTAGATATTTATCAAGAGGAAActtcaaaaaaaacaaatttagAATCTATTGatgatatacaaaaatttatagatatatatccaaattataaaaaattatcagGAAATGTAACAAAACatgttaatattttacaCAAATTTTCTGATATAGTACAAAAAAGACaactattttatatttctgaGTTAGAACAATCAATAGCTTGTTATCATACAAAAAATGATCATTTTAAACAAGTTATTGAtactattaaaaattatacctATACTAATTATGATGTCTTAcgattatctttattatattctttaaaatatGCAGATGAACAACATAtcaatgttataaaaaatgaactagctaaaagaaatatacaaaaagatcaaattttattaatagatgctttattattatattctagtcaacaaacaaaatataatcaaTTATTCAAAGAACAAACCTTTCTAAACCTAGCCAAAACAACTATTACAAGAACTATCAAAGGAACATCAAATGTATTTACATTACATAAAtcttatctttattatttattagaagatattataaaatataaaattaatactCAATTATATACAACCACAAACTTGTTACACACAGAACCTActttgaataaaaaaatcaatTCCATTGTCGTTTTTTTTATAGGAGGTGCTACATATGAAGAATATAGAGATGTACAACATTtgagtaaaaaatataacatatccATTGTCTTGGGTTCAACGCACATGCATAATTCACAGTCATTTCTTGCAGACGTTTTGCAGCTTatcaagaaataa
- a CDS encoding MtN3-like protein, whose product MGIIKRILLLQIVLVLVLCCHRIRCEEVSSISNKASVKDEGQNNNSNKSNNNNNNNNNNNNNNNNNNNNNNNNNNNNNNNNNNNNNNNNNNNNNNTSGLSVKSENFNMIIKPEGDEQSPLNSLSVEQKKDTPQIEELRKKEETKDQKVTEQVNNLQSKNEKLTNTLDQVVQGDNNNNTLDTTTSETSSSSTTNTNNNNNNNINNNSNSNNNNSNINNNNNINNNNNNIYLGHNNNLDSNIIQQTNFIENTEHNVQKQNEKKENNNTSGSTSKSSSSQNLENSKEVEQAVVKEITPKEETSNGQNKDKEKILSNVQNDATNKKMVNDNTKGLSSDNMNSSNDLNAPNKMNEDSKGSSEYVDLASQKIYDEMNKNVEESGSNLYFLKLLSIGSSIFMQLIFLPTIFKIIKKKTTGELDGFPYIILLLSSFLWLVYGMLLNNSAIVFPNLVGLILGILYCVIYHKNCKNMWLKQKLHSYYKICGFICFLLYAFLYILSYEQYEVFVGFVAFISSIVNFGAPLSYIQIVIKKKNSSLIPMEVTMGSLLCSFLWLTYGFTLKDGFIIIPNLCGFILSLLQVLLIILYSNKENTTFNHDSDTTVSEISTRKNRNKYIPDTNSNMFFNEYNVDEENRMTEISTTMPTTIFDLSFDETSPLTGTFNIDYSRPGVSNQKYLKRSESLEKNTAITF is encoded by the coding sequence atgggtattataaaaagaatactACTTTTACAAATTGTTTTAGTTCTTGTGTTATGTTGTCATAGGATAAGATGTGAAGAAGTAAGTAGCATATCGAATAAAGCATCCGTTAAGGATGAGGggcaaaataataatagtaacaagagtaataataacaataataataataataataataacaataataataataataataataataataataacaacaacaataataataataataacaacaataataataataataataacaacaataataataataataataatacctCTGGTTTAAGCGTAAAATcagaaaattttaatatgatCATAAAACCTGAAGGGGACGAGCAATCCCCTTTAAATTCTTTATCCgttgaacaaaaaaaagatactCCTCAAATTGAAGAGTTaagaaaaaaggaagaaactAAAGATCAAAAAGTAACCGAACAAgtaaataatttacaatCGAAAAATGAGAAATTAACAAATACGTTGGATCAGGTTGTACAAggagataataataacaacacgCTAGATACAACAACAAGTGAAACGAGTAGTAGTAGTACTACTAAtacaaacaataataataataataatattaataataatagtaatagtaataataacaatagtaatattaacaacaataataatattaacaataataataataatatttatcttggtcataataataatcttgATAGTAATATAATTCAACAAACAAACTTTATAGAAAATACGGAACATAATGTTCAAAAACAAAAcgagaaaaaagaaaacaacaATACATCTGGAAGCACATCAAAAAGTTCAAGCAGTCAGAATTTAGAAAATTCAAAAGAAGTCGAACAAGCAGTGGTTAAAGAAATTACACCAAAGGAGGAGACATCCAATGgacaaaataaagataagGAAAAAATTTTATCGAATGTACAAAATGATGCaactaataaaaaaatggtaaatgataatacaaaAGGTTTAAGTAGTGATAATATGAACTCAAGTAATGATTTGAATGCTCCTAATAAGATGAATGAGGATAGTAAAGGCAGTTCAGAATATGTGGATCTGGCTAGCCAAAAGATATATGATGAAATGAACAAAAATGTGGAAGAAAGTGGTtcaaatttatatttccttaaattattatctataGGTTCATCTATTTTTATGCAGTTAATATTTTTACCtacaatatttaaaataataaagaagaaaacaaCAGGAGAGTTGGATGGTtttccatatataatattattattatcttcatttttatggtTAGTTTATGGAatgttattaaataattcagCGATTGTGTTTCCCAATTTAGTTGGATTGATATTaggaatattatattgtGTAATATATCACAAGAATTGTAAAAACATGTGGCTAAAGCAAAAGTTACATTCTTATTATAAGATATGTggatttatatgttttttattatatgcatttttatatatattatcatatgaacaatatgaagtATTTGTTGGATTTGTTGCCTTCATATCGAGTATAGTTAACTTCGGTGCTCCCTTATCTTATATCCAAATagtaataaagaagaaaaactCATCTTTAATACCTATGGAAGTAACGATGGGTAGTTTGTTATGTTCCTTTTTATGGTTAACATATGGTTTTACGTTAAAGGATggatttattataatacctAATTTATGTGGTTTTATTTTAAGTCTCTTACAAGTACtattaatcatattatattctaaTAAAGAAAACACAACCTTTAATCATGACTCTGACACAACCGTTAGCGAAATATCCACAAGAAAAAAtcgtaataaatatatcccTGATACAAATAgtaatatgttttttaatgaatataacGTGGATGAAGAAAATCGAATGACTGAAATATCAACAACTATGCCCACTACAATTTTTGATTTGTCCTTTGACGAAACATCACCCTTGACGGGTACCTTCAATATAGATTACAGCCGTCCGGGTGTTTCTAATCAGAAGTATTTAAAACGTTCAGAGAGTTTGGAAAAGAATACTGCAATAACATTTTAA